The following are encoded together in the bacterium genome:
- a CDS encoding SDR family NAD(P)-dependent oxidoreductase: MGLLDGKVAIVTGAGRGLGREEALALAAAGAKVVVNDIGTSLAGEGTDASPAQQVVDEIVKAGGTGAVNGEDVGSWDGARRTIEQAYDTYGRLDVVVNNAGVLRDRMMFNMTEEEFDLVMRVHCKGHFAMTHHASTRWRAAAKASGSVFGRIVNTSSEAGLMGTAGNSNYAMAKAAIAALTISTAREMGRYGVTANFIAPRARTRMTDSMPNSSMFDKPESGFDAFHPAWPAQLVVALASEQAGDVNGQGFIVWGGNVTLVRGWHVVGSIARNDAFSAADILARKDELFGDNPREPVFM; the protein is encoded by the coding sequence ATGGGACTGCTCGATGGAAAGGTCGCGATCGTCACGGGCGCCGGGCGCGGGCTCGGCCGCGAGGAGGCGCTGGCGCTCGCCGCGGCCGGCGCGAAGGTCGTCGTCAACGACATCGGCACCTCGCTCGCCGGCGAGGGCACCGACGCCTCGCCCGCGCAGCAGGTGGTCGACGAGATCGTGAAGGCCGGCGGCACCGGCGCCGTGAACGGCGAGGACGTCGGCTCGTGGGACGGCGCGCGGCGCACGATCGAGCAGGCCTACGACACCTACGGACGCCTCGACGTCGTCGTGAACAACGCCGGCGTGCTGCGCGACCGGATGATGTTCAACATGACCGAAGAGGAGTTCGACCTCGTCATGCGCGTCCACTGCAAGGGCCACTTCGCCATGACGCACCACGCGAGCACGCGCTGGCGGGCGGCGGCGAAGGCGTCGGGCAGCGTCTTCGGCCGCATCGTCAACACCTCGTCCGAGGCCGGGCTCATGGGCACCGCCGGCAACAGCAACTACGCCATGGCCAAGGCGGCGATCGCGGCGCTGACGATCAGCACGGCGCGCGAGATGGGCCGCTACGGGGTCACCGCGAACTTCATCGCGCCGCGGGCGCGCACGCGCATGACCGACTCGATGCCGAACAGCTCCATGTTCGACAAGCCGGAGAGCGGCTTCGACGCCTTCCATCCGGCGTGGCCGGCGCAGCTCGTCGTCGCACTCGCGAGCGAGCAGGCGGGCGACGTGAACGGCCAGGGATTCATCGTCTGGGGCGGCAACGTGACGCTCGTCCGCGGCTGGCACGTCGTCGGCTCGATCGCGCGAA
- a CDS encoding GNAT family N-acetyltransferase: protein MSTTIRPATAADRDFVAWTILAASRSHLPRGAWDISLDAPEPDVLAFIERLTRVEPATFCHWRGFLLAEVDGTPAAALSAYDAARVADVDAAVASELSAMDWTPEQMLAADARFKPFLTCVPDQPAGTWIVEWVATRPEFRRRGLVDALLEEILARGRRAGYRDAQISILMGNDPARRAYEKTGFTLQRERTHPEFAELMGCPGIAQYGRTL, encoded by the coding sequence ATGTCGACCACCATCCGCCCCGCCACCGCCGCCGACCGCGACTTCGTCGCCTGGACCATCCTCGCCGCGTCGCGCTCGCACCTGCCGCGCGGCGCGTGGGACATCAGCCTCGACGCGCCGGAACCCGACGTGCTCGCGTTCATCGAGCGCCTGACGCGCGTCGAGCCGGCGACGTTCTGCCACTGGCGCGGCTTCCTGCTCGCCGAGGTCGACGGCACGCCCGCGGCGGCACTGTCGGCGTACGACGCGGCCCGCGTCGCCGACGTCGACGCCGCGGTGGCAAGCGAGCTGTCGGCGATGGACTGGACGCCGGAGCAGATGCTCGCCGCCGACGCGCGCTTCAAGCCGTTCCTCACCTGCGTTCCCGACCAGCCCGCCGGCACCTGGATCGTCGAGTGGGTCGCGACGCGACCGGAGTTTCGCCGCCGCGGCCTGGTCGACGCCCTGCTCGAGGAGATCCTCGCGCGCGGCCGCCGGGCCGGCTACCGCGACGCACAGATCTCCATTCTCATGGGCAACGACCCGGCGCGCCGCGCCTACGAGAAGACCGGCTTCACGCTCCAGCGCGAGCGCACGCACCCCGAGTTCGCGGAGCTCATGGGCTGCCCGGGCATCGCACAGTACGGCCGCACGCTGTAG
- a CDS encoding glycerol-3-phosphate 1-O-acyltransferase: MGIPQLRSEPEQARRVVFLLDASSGIERRLLLEHIHDNPPPGPFEAIAIPPSRRHRRRRDLDRRLEAAVAADDDPLFTPLRVAWMAVKRPGGPRRRLLRLLMTGDPRDPGALRQMLVKHKPGRCQVVFGDAARLSELRERWRKAGGAGGSETTGLADFVARQAALALERAERRMRGLRYKVPRFVHEDILARPNFAGGVARLAQQLGRPPASVRREAERYLHEIAATHSPYVIDVVAQLIRLLYTQAYGEALHYDRAELERVYALAQRYPVVFLPSHKSNLDHLVLQYALHENGHPPNHTAGGINMNFFPVGPLVRRSGVFFIRRTFKDNLVYKLVLRLYIDYLIEKRFPLEWYIEGGRSRSGKLLPPRFGLLANVVDAYRRGRSEDVFLIPVAIAYDQIQDVGAYTAEQRGGTKERESFGWFVGVVRGLRRRFGDIYIRFGEPLSLAKLVGPVDPLADHDTQADHDEDTLAIQKLAFEMSVRINAVTPITPTALIALALLGRGDRAMSVPELVVALGNLVFYVRRRGLPTTVPLDLDTPAGVQAILDELVANGVVTVYTGGPEPVYAVAPQQHLTAAYYRNTVIHFFVNAAIAELALLRAAEDDVGDRRTALWDEAMRLRDLLKFEFFFQEKDRFRVELRDEIVLHDPKWESAMLVGADAIRTVVRRFRPFNAHRVLRPFLHAYLVVGDMLEREDPTAAFDQNAFVSRCLGLGQQYLLQRRIGNAESISKVLFETALRLAKNRGLLDPGPPDLAVRRRAFAAEIRAVVRRADAIEVLAQSRVAGLIP, translated from the coding sequence ATGGGGATCCCGCAGCTTCGCAGCGAGCCCGAGCAGGCGCGTCGCGTCGTGTTCCTGCTCGACGCCTCGAGCGGCATCGAGCGCCGTCTGCTGCTCGAGCACATCCACGACAATCCGCCGCCGGGCCCGTTCGAAGCGATCGCGATCCCACCCTCGCGCCGGCACCGGCGTCGGCGCGATCTCGATCGCCGGCTCGAGGCCGCGGTCGCCGCCGACGACGATCCGCTCTTCACGCCCCTGCGGGTCGCGTGGATGGCCGTCAAACGCCCCGGCGGCCCGCGGCGCCGGCTGCTGCGGCTCCTCATGACCGGCGATCCGCGTGATCCGGGCGCGCTGCGCCAGATGCTCGTGAAGCACAAGCCCGGCCGCTGCCAGGTCGTCTTCGGCGACGCCGCGCGCCTCTCCGAGCTGCGCGAGCGCTGGCGCAAGGCCGGCGGCGCCGGCGGCAGCGAGACGACGGGACTCGCCGACTTCGTCGCGCGCCAGGCGGCGCTGGCGCTCGAGCGCGCGGAGCGCCGCATGCGCGGGCTGCGCTACAAGGTGCCGCGCTTCGTCCACGAGGACATCCTCGCCCGCCCGAACTTCGCCGGCGGCGTCGCGCGGCTGGCACAGCAGCTCGGCCGCCCGCCCGCCTCGGTGCGGCGCGAAGCCGAGAGGTACCTGCACGAGATCGCGGCGACGCACAGCCCGTACGTCATCGACGTCGTCGCGCAGCTGATCCGCCTGCTCTACACGCAGGCGTACGGCGAGGCGCTGCACTACGACCGCGCCGAGCTGGAGCGCGTCTACGCCCTCGCGCAGCGCTATCCGGTGGTGTTCCTGCCGTCGCACAAGTCGAACCTCGATCATCTCGTGCTCCAGTACGCGCTGCACGAGAACGGCCACCCGCCGAACCACACCGCCGGCGGCATCAACATGAACTTCTTCCCGGTGGGACCGCTCGTGCGGCGCAGCGGCGTGTTCTTCATTCGCCGCACCTTCAAGGACAACCTGGTCTACAAGCTCGTCCTGCGCCTCTACATCGACTACCTCATCGAGAAGCGCTTCCCGCTCGAGTGGTACATCGAAGGCGGGCGCTCGCGCTCGGGAAAGCTGCTGCCGCCGCGCTTCGGGCTGCTCGCCAACGTCGTCGACGCCTACCGCCGCGGCCGTAGCGAGGACGTGTTCCTGATCCCGGTCGCGATCGCGTACGACCAGATCCAGGACGTCGGCGCCTACACCGCCGAGCAACGCGGCGGCACGAAGGAGCGCGAGAGCTTCGGCTGGTTCGTCGGCGTCGTGCGCGGGCTGCGCCGCCGCTTCGGCGACATCTACATCCGCTTCGGCGAGCCGCTCTCGCTCGCGAAGCTCGTCGGTCCGGTCGATCCGCTCGCCGACCACGACACGCAGGCCGATCACGACGAGGACACGCTGGCGATCCAGAAGCTGGCGTTCGAGATGTCGGTGCGCATCAACGCGGTGACGCCGATCACGCCGACCGCGCTGATCGCGCTCGCGCTGCTCGGCCGCGGCGACCGCGCCATGAGCGTGCCCGAGCTGGTCGTCGCGCTCGGCAACCTCGTCTTCTACGTGCGCCGCCGCGGGCTGCCCACGACGGTGCCCCTCGACCTCGACACGCCGGCGGGCGTGCAGGCGATCCTCGACGAGCTGGTCGCGAACGGCGTCGTCACGGTCTACACCGGCGGCCCGGAGCCGGTGTACGCCGTCGCGCCGCAGCAGCACCTAACCGCGGCGTACTACCGCAACACGGTGATCCACTTCTTCGTCAACGCCGCGATCGCCGAGCTCGCGCTGCTGCGCGCCGCCGAGGACGACGTCGGCGACCGGCGCACCGCCCTCTGGGACGAGGCGATGCGCCTGCGCGATCTCCTCAAGTTCGAGTTCTTCTTCCAGGAGAAGGACCGCTTCCGCGTCGAGCTGCGCGACGAGATCGTGCTGCACGACCCGAAGTGGGAGTCGGCGATGCTGGTCGGCGCCGACGCGATCCGCACCGTCGTGCGCCGCTTCCGGCCGTTCAACGCCCACCGCGTCCTGCGCCCGTTCCTGCACGCGTACCTCGTCGTCGGCGACATGCTGGAGCGCGAGGATCCCACCGCGGCCTTCGACCAGAACGCCTTCGTGAGCCGCTGTCTCGGCCTCGGCCAGCAGTACCTGCTCCAGCGCCGCATCGGGAACGCCGAGTCGATCTCGAAGGTCCTGTTCGAAACGGCGCTGCGCCTGGCGAAGAACCGCGGCCTCCTCGACCCCGGTCCGCCCGACCTCGCGGTCCGGCGGCGCGCGTTCGCCGCCGAGATCCGCGCCGTCGTACGACGCGCCGACGCGATCGAGGTGCTGGCGCAGTCGCGCGTCGCCGGCCTCATTCCCTGA
- a CDS encoding HAD-IB family hydrolase, translated as MSTMADLVREIEASPSGSHVGAFFDLDRTLIAGFSVLTFVMDGIVTGRIGATGLGLTMLAGLRFQLGQLPFSDFVTETLALLRGESEAAFRELGDRVFAERLAADLYPEARVLVAAHRRKGHTVAIVSSATPYQTDPVARELGIEHVLCTRLGVADGVFTGRIAGDPCYGVGKRVAAEALAGERGVEMAESFFYTDSDEDLPLLEAVGRPRPTNPNRGLAAEAVRRGWPQRTFTTRGLPGPVEVVRTGLALGSLVPSLLMGVPVAVLEGRWRAAINVAATIWGELGTGLAGIHLNVEGEEHLWARRPAVFTFNHQSAVETLLLCRLLRRDFVAIAKQEVKSNPFFGPVFALAGVVFIDRFNRERAIQALAPAVQALREGLSLAIAPEGTRSATGKLGAFKKGAFHLSIAAGVPIVPIVFRNTVDALPKHGIIARPSEIDVVVHPPIETGRLSVHDVDRLMAEVERLYQDTLASWSS; from the coding sequence GTGTCGACGATGGCGGATCTGGTGCGCGAGATCGAGGCGAGTCCCTCGGGATCGCACGTGGGCGCCTTCTTCGATCTCGATCGTACCCTGATCGCCGGCTTCTCGGTCCTCACCTTCGTGATGGACGGCATCGTCACCGGGCGGATCGGCGCGACCGGCCTCGGCCTGACGATGCTCGCGGGCCTGCGCTTCCAGCTCGGGCAGCTGCCCTTCAGCGACTTCGTCACCGAGACGCTCGCCCTCCTGCGGGGCGAATCGGAGGCGGCGTTCCGCGAGCTGGGCGACCGCGTCTTCGCAGAGCGGCTCGCGGCGGACCTCTACCCCGAGGCCCGCGTCCTCGTGGCGGCGCACCGGCGCAAGGGGCACACGGTGGCGATCGTCTCCTCGGCGACGCCCTACCAGACGGATCCGGTGGCGCGGGAGCTCGGCATCGAGCACGTCCTCTGTACGCGGCTCGGCGTCGCCGACGGGGTGTTCACGGGACGGATCGCGGGCGATCCGTGCTACGGAGTGGGGAAACGGGTGGCCGCCGAGGCGCTGGCGGGGGAGCGGGGGGTCGAGATGGCGGAGAGCTTCTTCTACACGGACAGCGACGAGGACCTGCCGCTCCTCGAGGCGGTGGGGAGGCCGCGGCCCACGAACCCGAACCGCGGTCTCGCCGCCGAGGCGGTGCGCCGCGGCTGGCCGCAGCGCACGTTCACGACGCGCGGCCTGCCCGGACCCGTCGAGGTCGTGCGCACGGGCCTGGCGCTCGGCAGCCTCGTGCCGTCGTTGCTGATGGGTGTACCGGTCGCAGTGCTCGAGGGACGCTGGCGCGCGGCGATCAACGTCGCCGCGACGATCTGGGGCGAGCTCGGCACGGGTCTCGCCGGCATCCACCTCAACGTGGAGGGCGAGGAGCACCTCTGGGCGCGGCGGCCGGCCGTGTTCACGTTCAACCACCAGAGCGCGGTCGAGACGCTGCTCCTGTGTCGGCTCCTGCGCCGCGACTTCGTCGCGATCGCGAAGCAGGAGGTGAAGAGCAACCCGTTCTTCGGGCCGGTGTTCGCGCTCGCCGGCGTCGTCTTCATCGACCGCTTCAACCGCGAGCGTGCGATCCAGGCGCTGGCGCCGGCGGTGCAGGCGCTGCGCGAGGGGCTGTCGCTCGCCATCGCGCCGGAGGGCACGCGTAGCGCGACGGGCAAGCTCGGTGCCTTCAAGAAGGGCGCCTTCCACCTGTCGATCGCCGCCGGCGTGCCGATCGTGCCGATCGTCTTCCGCAACACGGTCGACGCGCTGCCGAAGCACGGCATCATCGCGCGGCCGTCGGAGATCGACGTCGTCGTGCACCCGCCGATCGAGACCGGCAGGCTCTCGGTGCACGACGTCGACCGCCTCATGGCCGAGGTCGAGCGGCTCTACCAGGACACCCTGGCGTCGTGGTCAAGCTGA
- a CDS encoding EthD domain-containing protein: MVKLIFCCRRRPELTPARYAELLLEGHVPLALRHHPTMRRYVVNVVEQVPAGFPAYDSVGELSFDTLEDYEQRLYDSDEGRRAIGRDVARFLAGADTYLTTEHVQRAPAPATPRGARSPGIKMLCPLRRRPDMTHEAFVAHWLGTHVPLALRHHPGMSRYVTSVVERRLGDTGEEWDGFAALHFPSDEAWRTGLFDSPEGERVVREDIARFIGTTGPYRVAEYVQR; the protein is encoded by the coding sequence GTGGTCAAGCTGATCTTCTGCTGTCGGCGCCGGCCGGAGCTGACGCCGGCGCGCTACGCCGAGCTGTTGCTCGAAGGTCACGTCCCGCTCGCGCTCCGTCATCATCCGACCATGCGACGGTACGTGGTCAACGTCGTCGAGCAGGTGCCGGCGGGGTTCCCGGCGTACGACAGCGTCGGCGAGCTCTCGTTCGACACGCTGGAAGACTACGAGCAGCGGCTCTACGACTCCGACGAGGGGCGCCGCGCCATCGGGCGCGACGTCGCCCGCTTCCTCGCCGGCGCCGACACCTACCTCACGACCGAGCACGTGCAGCGCGCGCCGGCGCCCGCGACGCCGCGCGGCGCGCGCTCGCCGGGCATCAAGATGCTCTGCCCGCTGCGCCGGCGCCCCGACATGACGCACGAGGCGTTCGTCGCGCACTGGCTCGGCACGCACGTCCCGCTGGCGTTGCGGCACCATCCCGGCATGTCGCGCTACGTGACGAGCGTCGTCGAGCGCCGCCTCGGCGACACGGGTGAGGAGTGGGACGGCTTCGCCGCGCTGCACTTCCCGTCCGACGAGGCCTGGCGGACGGGGCTCTTCGATTCGCCCGAGGGCGAGCGCGTCGTGCGCGAGGACATCGCGCGCTTCATCGGCACGACCGGGCCGTATCGCGTCGCCGAGTACGTGCAGCGCTAG
- a CDS encoding helix-turn-helix domain-containing protein, with protein MTPETTPTNLETATRRPPTSNAAEVVRGIRAQLSMTQEELAHELGATVSTVSRWENGHARPSALAWKALRELLARAGGPANPEER; from the coding sequence ATGACACCCGAGACCACCCCCACCAACCTCGAGACCGCTACCCGGCGCCCCCCTACGTCGAACGCGGCGGAAGTCGTTCGCGGCATCCGCGCGCAGCTCAGCATGACGCAGGAGGAGCTGGCCCATGAGCTCGGCGCCACGGTGTCCACCGTGAGCCGTTGGGAGAACGGTCACGCTCGCCCGAGCGCGCTCGCCTGGAAGGCCCTGCGCGAGCTGCTCGCCCGGGCCGGCGGTCCGGCCAATCCCGAGGAACGCTGA
- a CDS encoding ThuA domain-containing protein, with product MRTSAFVLLLVVLAGVATPSAAAPKRGLRCSDGQFVSDAPLFAGGTAPAVIDVAGRFVTMDGCGRATARVKRRPDGWHVRARWRRCGDVRRVRLHGIVPPGACAKMGGTVKARSPVTTTSLAAERAVRLLVFSRTTGFRHPSIADAHRVLGALGPRDRIVPTISEDPTVFTDEGLAAFDVVMFANTTGDILDDEQQGALERFIRRGKGWVGVHAAADTEYTWPWYGRLVGAYFTRHPLLPVEVEVTTEDHDHPSTAHLPETFVFTDEIYNFDRNPRQDNAILLTVDEAGFIFPNFPPGPNMGEDHPIAWYKEFEGGRSFYTNLGHRPESWNDPRFVRHLLEGVRWAGRPVSWSRMILTDRAANPMSMAVTPDGRVFYVERTGEVWVWSPATGRATLAGTLPVDTRAENGLLGIAVDPQFASNGRLYLYHSAPVTDPPPPGPRGRNTLSRFTVRADGTLDLASRRDILEVPSERECCHEGGGLAFGPDGSLFLSVGDNTDPFQANGYAPLDERPGHERENSQRTAQNPFDLRGKILRIRPDGSIPPGNLFPADGSEGLPQIYTMGSRNPFRIAVDQVTGRLFWGEVGPDAFVDSSRGPRGYDEINVASSPGNYGWPYCIAENLAYADWDYVTSSSMGAFSCDGHRPAVLAYDYTTVRYLPLGNALPAEGAFFSGRTAIAGTFYRRPSGDAPWALPAPWADTLIMTDWTRDVIASADIGADAELRSLRRLLPWEQFLRPIDVETGPDGAVYVLEYGSGYFGDNSDARLSRIEYSDDGDLRPVAQVSASARYGAAPLAVTFSAEGSRAPGQGDEIARYEWDFDGDGRVDAREPVVRHTFRRNGAYAVSLVVVTDTGRRSFPVVTDLIVGNTAPVVEILSPVDGATVRNGTRLQLQGRVVDAEDGTPPCNRLGWDIRLGHNAHTHPLSVQLGCAPTITVSVPPSHGQATNLFLAVELSYTDGGGPGGEPPITGRDGIRINVLPASPSGAFLE from the coding sequence ATGCGGACCTCCGCCTTCGTCCTTCTCCTCGTCGTGCTCGCCGGCGTCGCGACGCCGAGCGCCGCCGCTCCCAAACGGGGCCTGCGCTGCAGCGACGGCCAGTTCGTCTCCGACGCGCCGCTCTTCGCGGGCGGTACCGCGCCGGCGGTGATCGACGTCGCGGGCCGCTTCGTCACGATGGACGGCTGCGGGCGCGCCACCGCGCGCGTGAAGCGACGGCCCGACGGCTGGCACGTCCGCGCGCGCTGGCGCCGCTGCGGCGACGTGCGCCGCGTCCGCCTGCACGGCATCGTGCCGCCGGGCGCCTGCGCGAAGATGGGCGGCACGGTGAAGGCGCGCAGCCCGGTGACGACGACGTCGCTCGCCGCCGAGCGCGCCGTCCGGCTCCTCGTCTTCAGCCGCACCACCGGCTTCCGCCACCCGTCCATCGCCGACGCGCATCGCGTGCTCGGCGCGCTCGGCCCGCGCGATCGCATCGTCCCGACCATCAGCGAGGACCCGACCGTGTTCACCGACGAGGGCCTCGCCGCCTTCGACGTGGTCATGTTCGCGAACACGACCGGCGACATCCTGGACGACGAGCAGCAGGGCGCGCTCGAGCGCTTCATCCGGCGCGGCAAGGGCTGGGTCGGCGTCCACGCCGCGGCCGACACCGAGTATACCTGGCCGTGGTACGGCCGCCTCGTCGGCGCGTACTTCACGCGCCATCCGCTCCTGCCGGTCGAGGTCGAGGTGACGACCGAGGACCACGACCACCCGTCCACGGCGCACCTCCCCGAAACCTTCGTCTTCACCGACGAGATATACAACTTCGACCGCAACCCGCGGCAGGACAACGCCATCCTGCTCACCGTCGACGAGGCCGGCTTCATCTTCCCGAACTTCCCGCCGGGACCGAACATGGGCGAGGACCACCCGATCGCCTGGTACAAGGAGTTCGAGGGCGGACGCTCGTTCTACACCAACCTCGGACACCGCCCCGAGAGCTGGAACGACCCGCGCTTCGTGCGCCACCTGCTCGAGGGCGTGCGCTGGGCGGGACGGCCGGTGTCGTGGAGCCGCATGATCCTCACCGATCGTGCGGCGAATCCGATGTCGATGGCGGTGACGCCGGACGGACGCGTGTTCTACGTCGAGCGCACCGGCGAGGTATGGGTGTGGTCGCCGGCGACCGGGCGTGCGACGCTCGCCGGCACGCTTCCCGTCGACACCAGGGCCGAGAACGGCCTCCTCGGCATCGCCGTCGATCCGCAGTTCGCAAGCAACGGCCGGCTCTACCTCTACCACTCGGCGCCGGTCACCGATCCGCCGCCGCCCGGCCCGCGCGGACGGAACACGCTCTCGCGCTTCACGGTGCGGGCGGACGGCACGCTCGACCTCGCCTCCCGACGGGACATCCTCGAGGTGCCGAGCGAGCGCGAGTGCTGCCACGAGGGCGGCGGTCTCGCCTTCGGCCCCGACGGCTCGCTGTTCCTCTCCGTCGGCGACAACACCGATCCGTTCCAGGCGAACGGCTACGCCCCGCTCGACGAGCGCCCCGGCCACGAGCGCGAGAACTCGCAGCGCACGGCGCAGAACCCCTTCGACCTGCGCGGCAAGATCCTGCGCATCCGCCCCGACGGCTCGATTCCACCGGGCAACCTCTTCCCCGCCGACGGCAGCGAGGGCCTGCCGCAGATCTACACCATGGGCTCGCGCAATCCCTTTCGCATCGCCGTCGACCAGGTGACCGGCCGCCTCTTCTGGGGCGAGGTCGGACCCGACGCGTTCGTGGACTCGTCGCGCGGGCCGCGCGGCTACGACGAGATCAACGTCGCGTCCTCGCCCGGCAACTACGGCTGGCCGTACTGCATCGCCGAGAACCTCGCCTACGCCGACTGGGACTACGTGACGAGCTCTTCCATGGGCGCGTTCTCCTGCGACGGCCACCGGCCGGCGGTGCTCGCATACGACTACACGACGGTACGCTACCTCCCGCTCGGCAACGCGCTGCCGGCCGAGGGCGCGTTCTTCAGCGGGCGCACGGCGATCGCAGGCACGTTCTATCGCCGTCCTTCGGGCGACGCCCCGTGGGCGCTGCCGGCGCCGTGGGCCGACACGCTCATCATGACCGACTGGACGCGCGACGTGATCGCGTCGGCCGACATCGGCGCCGACGCCGAGCTGCGCTCGCTGCGCCGCCTGCTGCCGTGGGAGCAGTTTCTGCGTCCGATCGACGTCGAGACCGGCCCGGACGGCGCGGTCTACGTGCTCGAGTACGGCAGCGGCTACTTCGGCGACAACAGCGACGCGCGCCTGTCGCGCATCGAGTACTCCGACGACGGCGACCTGCGGCCGGTGGCGCAGGTGAGCGCGTCGGCGCGCTACGGCGCCGCGCCGCTCGCCGTCACGTTCTCGGCCGAGGGCTCACGCGCGCCCGGCCAGGGCGACGAGATCGCCCGCTACGAGTGGGACTTCGACGGCGACGGCCGCGTCGATGCGCGCGAGCCCGTCGTCCGCCATACGTTTCGCAGGAACGGCGCCTACGCCGTGTCGCTCGTCGTCGTGACCGACACCGGCCGGCGCAGCTTCCCCGTCGTCACCGATCTCATCGTCGGCAACACGGCGCCGGTGGTCGAGATCCTCTCGCCCGTCGACGGCGCCACGGTCCGCAACGGCACGCGCCTGCAGCTCCAGGGTCGCGTCGTCGACGCCGAGGACGGCACGCCCCCGTGCAACAGGCTCGGGTGGGACATCCGTCTCGGTCACAACGCGCACACGCACCCGCTCAGCGTGCAGCTCGGCTGCGCCCCGACGATCACCGTATCGGTGCCGCCGAGCCACGGCCAGGCGACGAACCTCTTCCTCGCCGTCGAGCTCAGCTACACCGACGGCGGCGGCCCCGGCGGGGAGCCGCCGATCACCGGACGCGACGGCATCCGCATCAACGTACTGCCGGCGTCGCCGAGCGGCGCCTTCCTCGAATGA
- a CDS encoding aldo/keto reductase: MGTSYDRNLGMDRRGFLRAGTLAGAGLLATSTRAATPSDTEPARVRAQRALGKTGLRVSDVSFGGSRLREGQEDVVRHALDRGITYFDTAESYGDGVSERVVGKGLGGRRNDVIVGSKVTAAATGRKAEFMQALEGSLRRLGTDRIDLYFNHAVNDVARMQNPEWQAFVADAKQQGKIRFAGMSGHAGNLVECLDWALDHDRVDVILVAHNFGQDPAFYQRLLRDFDTIAVQPELPRVLAKAHARGVGTLAMKTLMGARLNDMRPYETGGATFAQAAFRWVLAGANVDAVVVSMTGREQIDEYLGASGATALRQGDLPLLARYAGARRDDWCRHGCGLCETSCPQGVPIGEVLRTRMYARDYGDADFARREYALLGAGAAACLSCAARPCAGACPHGLAPEVLAGATHRLLA; encoded by the coding sequence ATGGGCACCTCGTACGATCGCAATCTGGGCATGGATCGACGCGGCTTCCTGCGTGCCGGCACGCTGGCCGGCGCCGGCCTGCTCGCGACGTCCACGCGCGCCGCGACGCCGTCCGACACCGAGCCCGCACGGGTCCGCGCGCAGCGGGCGCTCGGCAAGACCGGGCTCCGCGTCTCCGACGTCTCCTTCGGCGGGAGCCGGCTGCGCGAGGGCCAGGAGGACGTCGTGCGGCACGCGCTCGACCGCGGCATCACCTACTTCGACACGGCCGAGAGCTACGGCGACGGCGTCTCGGAGCGCGTCGTCGGCAAGGGGCTCGGGGGGCGGCGCAACGACGTGATCGTCGGCTCGAAGGTGACGGCGGCGGCGACCGGCAGGAAGGCCGAGTTCATGCAGGCGCTCGAGGGCAGTCTCCGCCGCCTCGGCACCGACCGCATCGACCTCTACTTCAACCACGCGGTGAACGACGTCGCCCGCATGCAGAACCCCGAGTGGCAGGCGTTCGTCGCGGACGCGAAGCAGCAGGGCAAGATCCGCTTCGCGGGCATGTCGGGCCACGCCGGCAACCTCGTCGAGTGCCTCGACTGGGCGCTCGACCACGACCGCGTCGACGTGATCCTCGTCGCCCACAACTTCGGCCAGGACCCGGCGTTCTACCAGCGCCTGCTGCGCGACTTCGACACCATCGCCGTCCAGCCCGAGCTGCCGCGCGTGCTGGCGAAGGCGCACGCGAGGGGCGTCGGCACGCTTGCGATGAAGACGCTCATGGGCGCACGCCTGAACGACATGCGGCCGTATGAGACCGGCGGCGCAACCTTCGCCCAGGCGGCCTTCCGCTGGGTGCTCGCGGGCGCGAACGTCGATGCGGTCGTGGTCTCGATGACCGGGCGCGAGCAGATCGACGAGTATCTCGGGGCGTCGGGAGCGACCGCGCTGCGCCAGGGCGACCTGCCGCTGCTCGCGCGCTACGCCGGCGCCCGCCGCGACGACTGGTGCCGCCACGGATGCGGTCTCTGCGAGACCTCGTGCCCGCAAGGCGTACCCATCGGCGAGGTGCTGCGCACCCGCATGTACGCGCGCGACTACGGCGACGCCGATTTCGCGCGGCGCGAGTACGCGCTCCTCGGCGCCGGCGCCGCCGCCTGCCTCTCGTGCGCGGCGCGACCCTGCGCCGGCGCCTGCCCGCACGGCCTGGCGCCCGAGGTCCTGGCCGGCGCGACGCACCGCCTCCTCGCTTGA